A region of Beijerinckia sp. 28-YEA-48 DNA encodes the following proteins:
- a CDS encoding thiamine pyrophosphate-binding protein, with protein MATTPSNTRTGAQILVDQLTIQGVDHVFCVPGESYLAVLDAFHDAKINITVCRQEAGAGMMADATARLTGRPGIVFVTRGPGATNGAHAIHIAEHDSVPLIMFIGQVARDMRGRGAFQEMDYERTFASTAKWVTEINDPQRIPEVVARAFHVALQGRPGPVVISLPEDMLVETASVVDALRVEAAQAAPGARELTRFSELLAQAKRPIAILGGSGWSALSCAQFRAFAEAFDLPVVASFRRTMLFDGDHANYAGELSLGANPALVKRIQTADLILLIGGRLAEVPSQGYTLLDIPVPRQRLVHVHADPGELGRVYQPTLAINATPQGFCDALQTLVPPKTIAWSAETKTARADYLAFSGLDAPIPGDVQLNEIMLWLRQRLPADAIVTNGAGNYTTWVGRYLRIRRFGGLLAPVSGSMGYGLPAAVGAKRLHPDRLVVSFAGDGCFLMNGQEFATAVQYDLPIVVVVIDNGMYGTIRMHQEREYPGRVSATLLNSPDFAALARAYGGHGETVVKTDEFAPAFERAIATGKPAIVHVKIDRDASTPAMTLTKIREAALKRG; from the coding sequence ATGGCCACGACGCCGAGCAACACCCGCACGGGCGCCCAGATCCTCGTCGATCAACTGACCATTCAAGGCGTCGACCACGTGTTCTGCGTGCCGGGCGAATCCTATCTCGCCGTGCTCGACGCCTTTCATGACGCCAAGATCAATATCACCGTCTGCCGCCAAGAAGCGGGCGCCGGCATGATGGCCGATGCGACCGCGCGCCTGACCGGGCGGCCGGGCATTGTCTTTGTCACGCGCGGCCCCGGCGCCACCAATGGCGCCCATGCGATCCATATCGCCGAGCACGATTCCGTGCCGCTGATCATGTTCATCGGCCAGGTGGCCCGCGACATGCGCGGGCGCGGCGCGTTCCAGGAGATGGATTACGAACGCACTTTCGCCTCGACAGCGAAATGGGTGACGGAGATCAACGATCCCCAGCGTATTCCCGAAGTGGTGGCCCGCGCCTTTCATGTCGCCCTGCAGGGCCGGCCCGGCCCCGTGGTGATCTCACTGCCGGAAGACATGTTGGTTGAAACGGCCAGCGTTGTTGATGCCTTGCGTGTGGAAGCGGCGCAGGCAGCGCCCGGCGCCCGCGAGCTGACACGCTTCAGCGAACTGCTGGCGCAGGCCAAGCGACCGATCGCCATTCTCGGCGGCAGCGGCTGGTCGGCGCTAAGCTGCGCGCAGTTTCGCGCCTTCGCCGAGGCTTTCGATCTGCCTGTCGTCGCCTCGTTTCGCCGCACCATGCTGTTTGATGGCGACCACGCCAATTACGCCGGCGAGTTGAGCCTGGGCGCCAATCCGGCTTTGGTGAAACGCATTCAGACCGCCGATCTTATTCTATTGATCGGTGGTCGCCTCGCGGAAGTGCCGTCGCAAGGCTACACCTTGCTCGACATACCGGTGCCGCGCCAACGTCTTGTGCATGTGCATGCGGACCCCGGCGAACTCGGCCGCGTCTATCAACCGACGCTTGCCATCAATGCCACGCCGCAAGGCTTTTGCGACGCGCTGCAGACCCTCGTGCCGCCAAAGACGATCGCCTGGAGCGCTGAGACGAAAACGGCGCGCGCCGATTATCTCGCCTTCTCCGGGCTTGATGCACCGATCCCCGGCGACGTGCAGCTCAACGAAATCATGCTGTGGCTGCGCCAACGTCTGCCGGCCGATGCCATCGTCACCAATGGCGCCGGCAATTACACCACCTGGGTCGGCCGCTATCTGCGCATCCGCCGATTTGGTGGCCTGTTGGCGCCGGTGTCGGGATCGATGGGCTATGGCCTACCGGCCGCCGTCGGCGCCAAGCGGCTGCATCCCGACAGACTGGTGGTGAGCTTTGCCGGCGACGGCTGCTTCCTGATGAACGGCCAGGAATTCGCCACCGCCGTGCAATACGACCTGCCGATTGTCGTCGTGGTGATCGACAATGGCATGTACGGCACGATCCGCATGCATCAGGAGCGGGAGTATCCGGGCCGCGTCTCGGCCACTCTGCTCAACTCGCCCGACTTCGCTGCGCTCGCGCGCGCTTACGGTGGCCATGGCGAAACGGTGGTGAAAACGGACGAGTTCGCGCCGGCTTTTGAACGCGCGATCGCTACTGGCAAGCCGGCCATCGTCCATGTCAAGATCGACCGCGATGCGAGCACGCCGGCAATGACGCTGACCAAGATCCGGGAAGCGGCTTTGAAGCGCGGCTAA
- a CDS encoding CaiB/BaiF CoA-transferase family protein, which produces MTAPLASVRVLELARILAGPWCGQLLADLGADVVKVERSGAGDDTRQWGPPFVEDINGDPLAAAYFYGCNRGKRSIQADFETPDGQALVRRLAEHADVVIENFKFGGLKKYGLDYDSLKAINPRLIYCSITGFGQTGPYAPRAGYDFLVQGMGGVMHMTGEPDGPPLKSGVAIADIFTGLYAANAVQAALIRRAETGAGAYIDCALLDSQVAVLGYQALNYFVSGKVGHRMGNGHPNLVPYDVYPVADGNIIIATGNDGQYRKLCDILGAPELATDPRFLVNKDRVAQRIELTALLNDLTRTFQRSDLLAKLEAASVPAGPINTIVDVFDDPQVIARGMRIDQPNPRAKGGTTPGVRSAIVIDGQPAAAERPVPALGEHTQDVLTDKAWGG; this is translated from the coding sequence ATGACCGCTCCGCTCGCCTCTGTCCGTGTGCTTGAACTCGCCCGCATTCTCGCTGGCCCCTGGTGTGGCCAATTGCTCGCCGATCTTGGCGCCGACGTCGTGAAAGTGGAGCGCAGCGGCGCTGGCGACGACACCCGCCAATGGGGTCCGCCCTTCGTCGAGGACATCAACGGCGACCCGCTCGCCGCCGCCTATTTCTATGGCTGCAATCGCGGCAAGCGCTCCATCCAGGCTGACTTCGAGACGCCGGACGGCCAGGCCCTGGTGCGCCGGCTCGCGGAACATGCCGATGTGGTCATCGAGAATTTCAAATTCGGCGGTCTGAAAAAATATGGCCTCGACTACGACAGCCTGAAGGCGATCAATCCGCGGCTGATCTATTGCTCGATCACCGGCTTTGGCCAGACCGGCCCCTATGCGCCGCGCGCCGGCTATGACTTTCTCGTCCAAGGCATGGGCGGCGTCATGCATATGACCGGCGAGCCGGACGGCCCGCCGCTGAAATCCGGCGTCGCCATCGCCGACATTTTCACCGGGCTTTACGCCGCCAATGCGGTGCAGGCAGCCCTGATCCGCCGCGCTGAAACCGGCGCAGGCGCCTATATCGATTGCGCGCTGCTCGACTCGCAGGTGGCGGTGCTCGGCTATCAGGCGTTGAACTATTTCGTCTCGGGCAAGGTCGGCCACCGTATGGGCAATGGCCATCCCAATCTCGTGCCTTACGATGTCTATCCGGTCGCCGACGGCAATATCATCATCGCCACGGGCAACGACGGCCAATATCGCAAATTGTGCGACATCCTCGGCGCGCCGGAACTCGCCACCGATCCGCGCTTTCTCGTCAACAAGGATCGCGTCGCACAGCGCATTGAATTGACGGCTCTCCTCAACGACCTGACGCGGACATTCCAGCGCAGCGATCTGCTGGCGAAGCTCGAAGCCGCCTCGGTGCCGGCGGGGCCGATCAACACGATCGTCGACGTGTTCGACGATCCGCAGGTGATCGCGCGCGGCATGCGCATCGACCAGCCCAATCCGCGCGCCAAGGGCGGCACGACGCCGGGCGTGCGCTCGGCCATCGTCATCGACGGCCAGCCCGCTGCGGCCGAACGGCCGGTGCCGGCCTTGGGCGAACACACACAGGATGTTCTCACCGACAAGGCCTGGGGAGGCTAA